The following proteins are co-located in the Sporolactobacillus pectinivorans genome:
- a CDS encoding HD domain-containing protein, with protein MNLVEATKIFIREKFYGEGSGHDWGHIQRVYHTSLQLLEREPNPGANRRVIELAALLHDIADWKFSNGDDEAGSRAAEIWLKSQDTDQKTMDHVCRIISHLSFKGAGIPTPMQTREGKIVQDADRLDAIGAIGIARAFAYGGFKKRAMFDPEIIPKEHHTAEGYKREQSTTVNHFFEKLLLLKDRMNTEAGKALAEERHQFMILFLNQFFKESDAALSWHAKALLMFKNE; from the coding sequence ATGAATCTTGTCGAAGCAACGAAGATATTTATCAGGGAAAAATTTTATGGAGAGGGGAGCGGCCATGACTGGGGGCATATCCAGCGCGTTTATCACACAAGCCTGCAGCTGCTGGAACGGGAACCCAACCCGGGTGCAAATAGAAGAGTGATTGAACTGGCGGCTTTGCTGCACGACATTGCTGACTGGAAGTTCAGCAACGGCGATGACGAGGCCGGCTCGAGAGCAGCGGAAATCTGGCTTAAATCCCAAGATACGGATCAGAAGACCATGGATCATGTCTGCCGGATTATCAGCCATCTATCATTCAAAGGGGCTGGCATTCCAACACCTATGCAAACCCGGGAAGGTAAGATTGTTCAGGACGCGGATCGGCTGGATGCCATCGGGGCGATTGGCATCGCGAGGGCATTCGCCTATGGCGGTTTCAAAAAAAGAGCGATGTTTGATCCGGAAATAATTCCGAAAGAACATCACACGGCGGAAGGCTATAAGCGGGAACAATCCACAACAGTGAATCATTTTTTTGAGAAATTGCTTCTGCTGAAAGACCGGATGAACACTGAGGCAGGGAAAGCACTGGCCGAAGAGCGTCATCAATTTATGATCCTGTTTCTGAATCAGTTTTTTAAAGAAAGCGATGCAGCATTGTCCTGGCATGCAAAGGCACTTCTGATGTTCAAAAATGAATAA
- a CDS encoding GNAT family N-acetyltransferase, whose translation MIRQLTEKDREAVLAFVGDRSAENLFIIGDIEAFGFESDTVTVWGDFDEVGSLTSILLRYRENFIPYARDIEKLDGKAWGDVISQAGQLKMISGLKRMVGKVLPFVHASQREKKLCFYAKREDGLPLNRDVARRDVKMAFPEEADKIVQLTSGIDEFSSVEKDPAVLQKNMEKGISRTYYIEQKDEPVSVVSTTAETHGAAMIVGVCTQKDYRHQGLATACMIKMIAALKAEHKQPCLFYDNPAAGKIYKRLGFVDIGEWVMVNY comes from the coding sequence ATGATCCGGCAATTAACGGAAAAAGACAGAGAAGCGGTGCTGGCTTTTGTAGGCGACCGCTCGGCAGAAAATCTATTCATTATTGGCGACATTGAAGCATTCGGATTTGAAAGTGACACAGTTACGGTCTGGGGAGATTTCGACGAGGTAGGGTCTCTGACAAGTATTTTACTCCGCTATCGTGAAAATTTTATCCCCTATGCAAGAGACATAGAGAAACTGGACGGCAAGGCATGGGGGGATGTTATCAGCCAGGCCGGGCAGCTGAAGATGATTTCCGGACTGAAAAGAATGGTCGGCAAAGTTCTTCCGTTCGTTCATGCATCGCAGAGAGAAAAAAAGCTTTGCTTCTATGCGAAACGTGAAGATGGTCTGCCGCTCAACAGAGACGTTGCCCGACGGGATGTAAAAATGGCTTTTCCGGAAGAAGCAGACAAAATAGTGCAGCTTACATCAGGTATTGATGAATTCTCTTCTGTAGAGAAGGATCCCGCCGTTCTACAGAAAAATATGGAAAAAGGAATCTCGCGGACTTATTATATCGAACAAAAAGACGAGCCGGTCAGCGTCGTTTCAACCACGGCCGAAACACACGGAGCGGCAATGATTGTCGGTGTGTGCACCCAAAAGGATTATCGGCATCAGGGCCTGGCAACGGCCTGTATGATTAAAATGATTGCCGCACTCAAAGCGGAACATAAGCAGCCATGTCTTTTTTATGACAATCCCGCCGCTGGGAAAATATACAAAAGGCTGGGTTTTGTCGATATTGGAGAATGGGTCATGGTGAACTACTGA
- a CDS encoding beta-glucoside-specific PTS transporter subunit IIABC, translated as MAKKDYTQLAHDIVANVGGKKNVNSLIHCATRLRFRLKDHSKANKAALEDLPKVLTAVSAGGQYQVVIGDEVVPVYEAIMDQYHFSAADSDTSSGLGANGSDPEASEPAEKENWFEKFVAVISGIFTPFISVLAGAGVLKGLAILISTFHWLPVHSPVYISINALASGVFTLLPIFIAITAADKFNTNRFIAVALACAMIYPLTDSTIPKLAHLGSYAVDFKTYSGAVIPTILAIWVESYIEKWFKKRLPAVTQLVFVPFLTLVVAGLLTFFIIGPFGTQLGTWLAYGYKFLYGLSPLVAGVILGGTFQIFVIFGLHWGILPISFINIHTYGYDTLLAVMFCAVAGQFGAVTAAIFRSKKEKNREIAFSAAISGFFGITEPAIYGINLKYKKGFIFGLIGGAIGGAIIGAAGVKCFQYTPIMNVFEMPLFIGKNSSIVMAAIAGLAAWLCSFLLVILLGFNESNTEKLFAKVTSGKKSLTEKKTAALKENLGDTAEDEAAAAAVEEPAVDTSGLNLTETIQSPLEGKAVPLKTVSDPVFSSEAMGKGVGIEPAAGKVVAPVDGEVTVAFPTGHAYGIKSDNGAEILIHIGINTVQLNGKYFEPKVEKGTKVHKGDLIATFDVDKIKEAGYDTTTMVLVTNTGDYEAVVPSTGNTASGDEVIQIYAKSDESK; from the coding sequence ATGGCCAAAAAGGATTACACCCAGCTTGCACACGACATCGTAGCTAATGTTGGGGGTAAGAAAAACGTTAATTCATTAATTCATTGCGCCACAAGATTGCGCTTCCGATTAAAGGACCACAGTAAAGCCAACAAAGCGGCGCTTGAAGATCTGCCGAAAGTTCTTACCGCAGTCAGTGCGGGCGGACAATATCAGGTGGTCATCGGCGATGAAGTTGTTCCGGTCTACGAAGCGATTATGGACCAATATCATTTCAGCGCGGCGGACAGTGATACAAGCTCGGGACTGGGTGCAAACGGCAGCGATCCGGAGGCTTCTGAGCCGGCGGAAAAAGAAAACTGGTTTGAAAAGTTCGTTGCTGTGATTTCAGGTATTTTTACACCATTTATTTCAGTCCTTGCCGGAGCGGGCGTACTGAAGGGTCTGGCCATTCTCATTTCGACGTTCCATTGGCTGCCAGTTCATTCACCCGTTTATATCAGTATTAATGCGCTGGCAAGCGGTGTGTTTACGCTGCTCCCCATTTTTATTGCAATTACTGCGGCCGACAAGTTTAATACCAATCGATTTATTGCAGTGGCGTTGGCATGCGCCATGATTTATCCGTTGACAGACAGTACGATTCCGAAGCTCGCACACCTTGGAAGCTACGCTGTTGATTTTAAAACATATAGCGGAGCTGTTATTCCGACGATTCTCGCTATTTGGGTGGAAAGTTATATTGAAAAATGGTTCAAAAAGCGGCTACCGGCTGTCACTCAATTGGTGTTTGTGCCATTCCTCACACTCGTTGTTGCCGGATTGCTGACCTTCTTCATCATCGGGCCATTTGGAACTCAGCTTGGTACGTGGCTCGCGTACGGCTATAAATTTCTTTATGGATTGAGCCCGCTCGTTGCCGGTGTGATCCTAGGTGGCACCTTCCAGATCTTTGTTATTTTCGGCTTGCACTGGGGCATTTTGCCGATATCATTCATTAATATTCATACGTATGGTTATGACACGTTGCTGGCTGTCATGTTTTGCGCTGTTGCCGGACAATTCGGCGCTGTTACGGCAGCAATTTTCAGATCAAAAAAGGAAAAAAACAGAGAGATCGCATTTTCTGCGGCTATCAGTGGATTCTTTGGAATTACCGAACCGGCGATTTACGGTATTAACTTAAAATACAAAAAAGGATTTATTTTCGGCCTGATCGGCGGTGCAATCGGCGGTGCAATTATTGGCGCTGCAGGTGTAAAATGTTTTCAATATACACCAATCATGAACGTGTTTGAAATGCCGCTGTTTATTGGGAAAAATTCAAGTATTGTCATGGCTGCGATTGCCGGATTGGCAGCTTGGCTCTGTTCTTTTCTACTGGTCATCCTGCTTGGATTCAACGAAAGCAACACTGAAAAGCTGTTCGCCAAGGTCACTTCCGGGAAAAAAAGCCTGACGGAGAAGAAAACAGCCGCTTTGAAGGAAAACCTGGGTGACACGGCTGAGGATGAAGCAGCGGCAGCAGCTGTCGAGGAACCTGCCGTTGATACTTCTGGCCTGAATCTCACCGAAACGATTCAGAGTCCGCTTGAAGGGAAAGCAGTTCCGTTGAAGACGGTCAGCGATCCGGTCTTTAGTTCAGAAGCGATGGGGAAGGGTGTCGGCATTGAGCCAGCTGCAGGCAAAGTTGTTGCTCCGGTCGATGGAGAAGTCACTGTCGCTTTTCCGACCGGACATGCTTACGGAATTAAATCTGATAACGGCGCAGAAATTCTGATCCATATTGGCATTAATACCGTACAGCTCAACGGTAAGTACTTTGAGCCCAAGGTTGAAAAGGGAACTAAAGTTCACAAGGGCGACCTGATTGCCACGTTTGATGTGGACAAGATCAAGGAAGCAGGCTACGATACAACCACAATGGTTCTTGTCACGAATACGGGCGACTATGAAGCGGTCGTTCCATCGACCGGAAACACAGCCTCCGGCGACGAAGTGATCCAAATTTACGCAAAATCGGATGAATCTAAATAA
- a CDS encoding MarR family winged helix-turn-helix transcriptional regulator, with translation MKTDNTIHLISRIHEKANAFLVEQLRGQGMNDLAPSHGDILAALFKRDEVTMTEIATLIHRDRSTVTQLVRKLERKGYIFSRENAADRRSSVVCLTEKGRSLEPFFKQVSEDLYAMAYFGMTVEEISRFQQLVRKIYHNME, from the coding sequence ATGAAAACTGACAATACGATCCACCTGATCAGCAGAATACACGAAAAGGCGAATGCATTTCTGGTTGAACAACTGCGCGGGCAGGGAATGAACGATCTGGCCCCCTCACATGGCGATATCCTGGCTGCTTTATTTAAACGAGATGAGGTGACGATGACAGAAATAGCCACGCTGATTCACAGGGACAGATCGACAGTCACCCAGCTTGTACGCAAACTTGAACGAAAAGGTTATATTTTCTCCAGAGAGAATGCTGCAGACCGCCGTTCAAGTGTTGTTTGTCTGACAGAAAAGGGGAGAAGTCTTGAACCTTTTTTCAAGCAAGTTTCGGAAGATTTGTACGCCATGGCATATTTTGGAATGACGGTCGAGGAAATCAGCAGGTTTCAACAGCTTGTCCGAAAAATTTATCATAATATGGAATAA
- a CDS encoding alpha/beta hydrolase — MKIQRTIIKLKTADIPAIVLTPLEEMGTALVIHGYGGSKEEQLGLAFRVAETGLKTFAIDLRGHGEQPLDFDESVLSDIQETVNYCRSFGGKVIAIGHSLGGRLALISDADAAIGISPAICRAFGENTRKKLKELRHYRVNERAPLILEKMISAFPQPVFKQDSQKFVLFGSRDIPEIVDACRQWDEHTSFEIKSALHSDIFTLNTTASIIVRLITSIYS; from the coding sequence TTGAAAATTCAGCGGACAATCATCAAACTGAAGACGGCAGATATACCAGCCATTGTTTTGACACCACTGGAGGAAATGGGGACGGCGCTGGTTATTCATGGTTACGGCGGCTCAAAAGAGGAACAGCTAGGGCTTGCCTTTCGAGTAGCGGAAACAGGACTGAAAACATTTGCCATTGATCTTCGCGGGCATGGGGAACAGCCTTTGGATTTTGATGAATCAGTTTTGTCCGATATCCAGGAGACAGTCAACTATTGCCGATCATTCGGTGGGAAGGTAATCGCCATCGGCCATTCACTTGGGGGGCGGCTTGCACTAATCAGTGATGCGGATGCTGCGATTGGCATTTCTCCGGCAATCTGCCGGGCTTTTGGCGAAAATACAAGAAAAAAATTGAAAGAATTGAGACATTACCGGGTCAATGAGCGCGCCCCCCTTATTCTTGAAAAAATGATTTCCGCTTTTCCGCAACCGGTTTTTAAACAGGACAGCCAAAAATTTGTCCTGTTTGGTTCACGGGATATTCCTGAAATCGTTGATGCATGCAGACAATGGGATGAGCATACCTCGTTTGAGATTAAGAGTGCGTTGCACAGTGACATTTTTACACTCAATACGACTGCTTCTATCATTGTTAGACTGATCACGAGCATTTATAGTTAA
- a CDS encoding YczE/YyaS/YitT family protein, with protein sequence MKLIIMLSKLFLGLFLFALGAVFTINAHLGLQPWDVLHQGLAKTLHITIGMGNILVALLILIINRLLGEKIGFGTVCNMLFIGIFMDVLMLNHLVPVYHLFVLRLLMVLAGLAILSFGTFLYLSAGLGTGPRDGLMVVIARKTKRSVRLIRTMNEAVALFIGYFLGGSVGIGTLIMVSLVGIFVQFTFRLCRFDVKNVHHAYLDRKRTKHVLSMLFAHRT encoded by the coding sequence TTGAAATTAATCATAATGTTGTCCAAATTGTTTCTTGGCTTATTTCTATTTGCACTTGGCGCTGTTTTTACCATCAACGCCCATCTGGGACTTCAGCCATGGGATGTGCTGCATCAGGGACTGGCAAAAACACTTCATATCACAATAGGAATGGGCAATATTCTTGTAGCTCTGCTGATTCTGATCATCAACCGGCTGCTGGGTGAGAAAATAGGATTCGGCACCGTCTGCAATATGCTGTTTATCGGTATTTTTATGGATGTGCTGATGCTGAATCATTTAGTTCCGGTTTATCACTTGTTTGTGCTGCGTCTGCTGATGGTGCTGGCAGGACTGGCAATTCTGAGCTTTGGTACCTTTTTGTATCTTAGCGCGGGTCTTGGAACCGGGCCAAGGGACGGACTGATGGTTGTTATCGCACGGAAAACAAAGCGCTCGGTACGCTTAATCAGAACAATGAATGAAGCGGTGGCACTATTCATCGGATATTTTCTTGGTGGCTCGGTTGGCATCGGCACACTGATCATGGTCTCGCTGGTCGGTATTTTCGTCCAGTTCACCTTCAGGCTGTGCAGGTTTGATGTGAAAAACGTGCACCATGCCTATCTCGACCGGAAAAGGACGAAACATGTGCTGTCCATGCTGTTTGCTCACCGGACTTAA
- a CDS encoding PHP domain-containing protein, with translation MPFDTHNHTQFSFDAEMQLDDALEKAKECHLNLIITEHYDLNEQKDDGSPVEFQIEDYFKKYAPYRNNQLLLGIELGLDNREAYTARNRKIIEDSPFDFVIGSVHNIQDYDICSDQEKNFLSKQDFFSHYLIYAENTINKNPYIDTFAHIDYPCRYLQYADNVLRYSDFSMLIDNFLLALIHNNICLEINLRLIDLKSFRDGLDSIVRRYRELGGEYVTIGGDNHTPETIGEKYHLGVEMARNNHLIPVYFKNRRRIIDDL, from the coding sequence ATGCCTTTTGACACGCATAATCACACTCAGTTTTCATTTGATGCCGAAATGCAGCTCGATGACGCACTTGAAAAAGCTAAAGAATGCCATCTGAACCTGATTATCACGGAGCATTACGATCTGAATGAACAGAAAGATGATGGATCGCCGGTCGAGTTTCAGATTGAGGATTATTTTAAAAAATATGCACCTTACCGAAACAACCAGCTGCTTCTTGGCATCGAGCTCGGGCTGGACAACCGGGAGGCCTATACAGCGCGGAACCGCAAAATTATTGAAGATTCTCCCTTTGATTTTGTCATTGGCTCTGTCCACAATATTCAGGATTATGACATCTGCAGCGATCAGGAGAAAAATTTTCTGTCAAAGCAGGATTTTTTTTCACACTATCTGATTTATGCTGAAAACACAATCAACAAGAACCCATACATTGATACCTTTGCCCATATCGACTATCCGTGCCGTTATCTCCAGTATGCGGATAACGTGCTTCGTTACAGCGATTTCTCGATGTTAATCGATAACTTTTTATTGGCACTGATTCACAATAATATTTGCCTGGAAATCAATCTGCGCCTGATCGACCTGAAAAGTTTTCGGGACGGCCTCGACAGTATCGTCCGCCGTTACCGTGAACTGGGCGGTGAATATGTGACCATTGGCGGGGACAACCATACGCCGGAAACGATTGGGGAAAAATATCATCTGGGTGTCGAGATGGCGCGTAATAACCATTTGATTCCAGTTTACTTTAAAAACAGAAGAAGAATCATCGACGATCTGTGA
- a CDS encoding HD domain-containing protein codes for MDQFEKLNEEKVFKDPVHRYIHVHDRLIWELIGTPEFQRLRRIRQLGTTFLTFHGAEHSRFGHSLGVYEIARRVIDIFKSRGDWDDSETILSLCAALLHDVGHGPFSHSFEKVFGTNHEQFTQNIILGDTEIHRVLAQVSDDFPKKVADVIGKTYENRLVISLISSQIDADRMDYLLRDAYYTGVSYGHFDMERIWRVMRPHGDQIVFKLSGMHAVEDYIMSRYQMYWQVYFHPVTRSAEVILTQILHRAKRLYNEGFHFKNVPLQLVSLFEGKMKLQDYLRLDESVIMYYFQVWQDEQDEILRDLCSRFMNRRLFKYVQLSKDQLYVDEELSQAFREAGIDPDYYLEVDSSSDCPYDFYRPGDEEERRPIQLKMPDGSLHELSQESEVVGAITGKRRTDHKLYYPKDRVLSLPDRSSAKKKIFELLHI; via the coding sequence ATGGATCAATTTGAAAAACTGAACGAAGAAAAAGTGTTTAAAGATCCAGTACATCGTTACATACACGTCCATGACCGGCTGATCTGGGAGCTGATCGGCACGCCTGAATTTCAACGATTGCGCCGGATTCGCCAGCTGGGTACGACTTTCCTGACTTTTCATGGAGCGGAGCACAGCCGCTTCGGTCATTCGCTTGGCGTTTATGAAATTGCCCGGCGCGTGATTGATATTTTCAAAAGCAGAGGAGACTGGGACGATTCAGAAACAATATTGTCACTGTGTGCGGCACTGCTGCATGATGTCGGACATGGCCCGTTTTCCCATTCTTTTGAAAAAGTGTTTGGCACAAATCATGAACAGTTTACGCAGAACATCATTCTCGGGGATACGGAGATTCATCGCGTGCTTGCGCAGGTTTCTGATGATTTTCCGAAAAAGGTGGCGGATGTCATCGGCAAAACTTATGAGAACAGGCTGGTGATCAGCTTGATTTCAAGCCAGATCGACGCCGACCGGATGGATTACCTGCTGCGCGATGCTTATTATACCGGCGTCAGCTATGGACACTTTGACATGGAGAGGATTTGGCGTGTGATGAGGCCGCATGGAGATCAGATTGTTTTCAAACTCAGCGGCATGCACGCGGTCGAGGATTACATCATGAGCCGTTATCAAATGTACTGGCAGGTTTATTTTCATCCGGTTACGCGCAGTGCGGAAGTGATCTTGACGCAGATTCTTCATCGTGCGAAGAGGCTTTATAACGAAGGATTTCACTTCAAAAATGTGCCGCTGCAGCTAGTCAGTCTGTTTGAAGGAAAGATGAAACTTCAAGACTACCTCAGGCTGGACGAATCGGTAATCATGTACTATTTTCAGGTGTGGCAGGATGAACAGGACGAAATTCTGCGCGATCTTTGCAGCCGTTTTATGAACCGGCGGCTGTTCAAATATGTGCAGCTTTCAAAGGATCAGCTCTATGTCGATGAGGAGCTATCCCAGGCATTTCGTGAAGCGGGTATTGACCCGGATTATTATCTGGAGGTCGATTCATCCTCTGACTGTCCATACGATTTTTACAGGCCGGGTGACGAAGAGGAGCGGCGGCCGATCCAGCTGAAAATGCCTGACGGCAGTCTGCACGAACTTTCGCAGGAATCAGAGGTTGTCGGCGCGATCACAGGAAAAAGGCGAACAGATCATAAATTGTATTATCCGAAAGATAGGGTGCTCAGTCTACCGGATCGTTCGTCCGCAAAAAAGAAGATATTTGAGCTTTTGCATATTTAA
- a CDS encoding YwgA family protein — protein MLEDHAKIATVIGQAGVIAGRKKLQKMIYILQKIGFPFYERFQFNFFGPYSDELTMQLEELCNFGFLLEGQAEQDNGMGCRYRLSEAGESFIGHYKELLPDVQVITEKLLQESTSFLELVATILYFDQIPADSMNEKVQALDKPFSDEEIKRARRYISELQADQMLHLPVSK, from the coding sequence ATGCTGGAAGATCATGCAAAAATTGCGACGGTCATTGGTCAGGCCGGTGTGATTGCAGGTAGAAAAAAGCTGCAGAAAATGATCTATATTTTACAAAAGATAGGTTTTCCGTTTTATGAAAGGTTTCAATTCAACTTCTTCGGACCATACTCAGATGAATTGACGATGCAGCTGGAAGAACTTTGCAATTTCGGTTTTCTGCTGGAGGGTCAGGCCGAACAGGATAACGGAATGGGTTGCCGTTACCGGCTCTCGGAAGCCGGTGAGAGCTTTATCGGCCATTACAAAGAGCTTCTCCCGGATGTGCAGGTGATAACAGAGAAATTATTGCAGGAGAGTACATCATTTCTTGAACTGGTAGCGACAATCCTCTACTTTGACCAAATTCCTGCCGACTCCATGAATGAAAAGGTGCAGGCTTTGGACAAACCGTTCAGCGATGAGGAAATCAAAAGAGCACGCAGATACATATCTGAACTGCAGGCGGACCAAATGCTCCATCTTCCGGTTTCAAAGTAA
- a CDS encoding glutathione synthase — protein sequence MTEDNGPCSPITSHGRFGLERENLRIDADGSLALTPHPNVFGDKLTNPEITTDFSESQIELITPVSCSIPEMLAHEERLTRRIFQGISPEMLWPLSNPPSGLPAEQQIPIADFGADGKDKNDYRAYLSKKYGRHKQLYCGIHFNFSFSSNEIGLALKSSADRSRFYLNLAANALRERFFLVHLLAASPEQSGGTHYRSARLGANGYKNTRPVYPDYSSPEAYLSSIQSYVDRDWIESPRELYQLVRVKGPGFEDLSSKPDARRIELRIPDLNPFFHAGINPDDLYLMHLYIMWAAVEKNGILDMAAQKEAEDLSDQAALMVISEPLTDAMNRMFDRLHAFVVQNCLPEIYGQTLNHAQSRWLNPHLRYAEQIAAGSLDKKNGAGVFWANQMKNFYTKTASGRCI from the coding sequence ATGACTGAAGATAATGGTCCCTGTTCACCCATTACATCGCACGGCCGTTTCGGACTTGAGCGGGAAAATCTGAGAATTGATGCGGACGGATCATTGGCGCTGACCCCTCATCCGAATGTTTTTGGTGATAAATTGACGAACCCGGAAATCACGACCGATTTTTCCGAAAGCCAGATTGAACTGATCACACCAGTCTCCTGTTCAATCCCTGAAATGCTCGCACATGAGGAACGCCTGACGCGGAGGATTTTTCAAGGCATCAGCCCGGAAATGTTGTGGCCGCTCAGTAATCCCCCTTCCGGACTGCCAGCAGAACAGCAGATTCCAATTGCCGATTTTGGTGCGGATGGAAAAGATAAAAATGACTATCGCGCTTATCTGTCGAAAAAATACGGGCGGCACAAGCAGCTCTATTGCGGTATCCATTTTAATTTTTCTTTTTCTTCAAATGAGATCGGGCTTGCCCTGAAAAGTTCAGCCGACCGCAGCCGGTTCTATCTGAATCTTGCAGCGAACGCGCTGCGCGAACGCTTTTTCCTTGTGCACCTGCTGGCAGCCAGCCCCGAACAGTCAGGCGGCACGCACTACCGTTCCGCACGCCTCGGCGCCAACGGCTATAAAAATACCCGACCGGTATATCCCGATTATTCCAGCCCGGAAGCCTATTTGTCCTCAATCCAGTCTTATGTGGACAGAGACTGGATTGAAAGCCCGCGCGAGCTCTACCAACTCGTCCGCGTCAAGGGTCCTGGATTCGAGGATCTTTCTTCCAAACCGGACGCCCGCCGAATTGAGCTGCGTATTCCCGATCTCAATCCTTTTTTCCACGCAGGTATTAATCCGGATGATCTCTACTTGATGCACCTTTACATTATGTGGGCAGCGGTTGAAAAGAACGGGATCTTGGATATGGCAGCACAAAAAGAGGCTGAAGATCTGTCCGACCAAGCAGCGCTAATGGTCATCTCGGAACCGCTCACGGATGCAATGAACCGGATGTTTGATCGGTTACACGCTTTCGTCGTCCAAAATTGTCTGCCCGAAATCTATGGACAGACGCTTAATCATGCACAGAGCAGATGGCTGAATCCGCATCTGAGATACGCGGAACAGATTGCCGCCGGTTCACTGGATAAAAAAAACGGCGCCGGAGTTTTCTGGGCAAATCAGATGAAAAATTTCTACACGAAAACTGCGAGCGGCCGTTGTATTTAA
- a CDS encoding YdbC family protein has translation MAGIDYDIVKNIGTVSQSPKGWEKQLNVISWNGRAPKYDLRDWAPGGEKMGKGITLTLEELKSLKRLLNHMEELNN, from the coding sequence ATGGCTGGCATCGACTATGACATCGTGAAAAATATCGGCACTGTGTCCCAGTCCCCAAAGGGCTGGGAGAAGCAGCTGAATGTGATCAGCTGGAACGGCCGCGCGCCAAAGTATGATCTCAGGGACTGGGCACCGGGCGGTGAAAAAATGGGCAAGGGCATCACGCTGACGCTTGAGGAATTGAAGTCGCTGAAGCGGTTGTTGAACCACATGGAGGAGCTGAATAACTGA
- a CDS encoding YwhD family protein, translating into MIALDIFHQDGKKSGFNIIKGDATKGHGGFGAGLVNLDNMSPVIIDVGTGTAEVDMGALHARSDIERRIRFSKDKADLQGGGKKYWIVWVNTEITKEGPYYAGAGAAEMIINRDIRRGYKILADHVTKMEKALKGQVVLDEMDASSKKVLRDFLAQAAPGQWERANPQLKEELEVN; encoded by the coding sequence ATGATCGCTTTGGATATTTTTCATCAGGATGGGAAAAAATCGGGATTTAATATTATAAAAGGTGATGCAACGAAGGGGCACGGTGGTTTTGGCGCGGGGTTGGTCAATCTGGACAACATGTCTCCGGTAATTATTGATGTAGGGACGGGCACGGCTGAAGTCGATATGGGGGCGCTCCATGCGCGCAGCGACATCGAGCGACGCATCCGCTTTTCAAAAGATAAAGCCGATCTTCAGGGTGGCGGGAAAAAATATTGGATCGTCTGGGTAAATACGGAAATCACGAAGGAGGGACCGTACTATGCCGGAGCGGGAGCTGCTGAAATGATCATAAATCGTGATATCCGCCGAGGCTACAAGATACTCGCCGATCATGTCACTAAAATGGAGAAAGCACTGAAAGGCCAAGTTGTTCTGGATGAAATGGATGCATCTTCGAAAAAAGTACTTCGGGATTTTCTTGCACAGGCCGCTCCGGGGCAATGGGAACGAGCCAATCCTCAACTGAAGGAAGAGTTGGAAGTAAACTGA
- a CDS encoding DMT family transporter — translation MSKKSFMLTSVFLLWGVAAGMVSPAQTSINAKLRVAVDSPFLASLISFAIGTLLLVLIILIMEHRLKFDLRIIPKSRWWIWIGGPLGVIFVTSNILLLPILGAELTVTAILCGQMMIALIIDHFGWFGVTQHKINWQRIVGFALMITGIVLIQHF, via the coding sequence ATGAGTAAAAAAAGTTTTATGCTCACATCTGTTTTTCTTTTATGGGGCGTCGCTGCCGGCATGGTGTCCCCGGCCCAGACATCGATCAACGCGAAGCTTCGGGTTGCCGTCGATTCACCGTTTCTCGCCTCGCTTATTTCATTCGCGATAGGAACTCTACTTCTCGTTCTGATTATACTGATCATGGAGCATAGGCTGAAATTTGACCTGCGGATTATTCCGAAATCACGCTGGTGGATCTGGATCGGCGGACCACTTGGTGTCATTTTCGTAACATCGAATATTCTGCTGCTGCCGATACTTGGCGCCGAACTGACCGTTACCGCTATTTTATGCGGTCAGATGATGATTGCACTTATTATCGACCATTTCGGCTGGTTCGGTGTCACGCAGCACAAAATCAACTGGCAGCGGATTGTCGGTTTTGCACTGATGATTACCGGCATTGTTCTGATCCAGCATTTTTAA